In Saccharomyces paradoxus chromosome IV, complete sequence, the DNA window TGAATTTGACCTGTTTTCGTCAAAGAAATCAGATGGTTAGGGATATAACCGTTAACCTCcttgtttttatttgattCGCTTTCCCCATGCCTTATTAGTACAATTAACCTAGGCCTGGCATTCGTGAAAAAGCTCCGACTGCCGGCAACATCTTCACTAACATGGACATTCTCCTCACACATTTCTTATTCTAGTATTTCTGGGTTATTCGAATGGGATGCAGTATTATAGCTCTCATATGTCAAATCATGACTACAAGCAGCAACCAATGCAGTTGAGAAGctgctttattttttttattcctCGCGGCCTCTGCAGGATATCGGgtagaaatgaaaaactatAACATTTAACCGCGGTGGGTACGGGATCATTATTTGTTTAGGACAGGCTATGACTATGAACGGTAATAATCTAGatgataatatatatatgtatatatatatgcaatTAATAATATGTAGACGAGTAAATATGAGGGAAATCAATAGCAAGAAAGTAATAAGGGTTAATTTGAACGACAAAGTGATTCAAAAACCTTTCCTTTGATAGCTTTTTTGCTTCCAGCAACAGTGAAAGCAGACCAATACTTATTTCAATTTATCACTAAAAGTTGCTACGCTTTCTATCGTTTCCCCTATATTTGAAATCTGAGATTTTCAATTAACGAGTCAATAGCctcaaaattcaaatcaTTTTCAGCAAAAGACAGATGTTTCTCAGAAACTATGTGTTGTTCCAAAGATTCGTATTTTACACGACAATTTTCACAGTATCCGGAATTTTTTACCGTCTCTTTCTTCACCGGCTGTGCTGTCTGTGCATTAGGATGTAAGGTGACGTTTGTGGAAGTTGTTTTCTTCGATGCTGTTGGAGATTCTGTGGTTGTCTTGATGTCATTATTAAATCTTGAGTCTGCAGATACAGATTTGATAGCAACCTTTGGGAAATTCTGGAGCCTGCTGTTAGTTTCCAGATGTATagcattattttttcccGTCTCTCTTGAGAGGGCTTcgtcttttttcaaagcatcAACATCAAACCTGTGCTTATCTTCTCTTGATGTTTCAGCAGCAGTTGTTATAGCGGCTGTAtaatttttgttattgCCGTTTGTTTGCTTTACTCCCAACTTTCTATCAACCATTAGTCTACTTAATGACTTCATGTTCTTGCTCATGACGCTTGCTCTTGTTGGACCCAAACCATTACCAAAAGAGGTTGCTACATCATTAGACTGGTGAGCACCACTtgctttgatttcaaatGGTTGACGtgattttgttttcaaagtgCATAAATCATCCGGTACTTCCTCAGTTTCTTGTCTCGTAAAAGTGGCTAATACTGGATGGTTTAGTTTCGGTATGGTAGTCAGCTCTTTCCGCTGCGGGTACTTGTTGGATTCCTCAATTATagattgtttattttcctcatcttcttttaaCGGACGCCTTTTGGTTTCAATctctttaaaaaatatactatttttCTCATCGGTTTGGCCAACATGCTCATCATGAGTTTCTTGAATGGCATCGTCATCCGGCTTCTTTAATTCATTCTTCTCAAAGGTTTTTGCCTTCTCTTGCatccattttttgaagctCTTAGTGGAATCGTTGCATGTATGAGGTATGAATATTAGGGTTTTCGTTTGATCATTAGCTGATGATATATTCAGTAGGGTGTCAGCATGATATTGAAACAGGGCACGAAGTTGCAAtgcatattttttgtttgccTTGTCTCTCGAATATCTCTTTACCACGCGCTTATAGGAACTTTCATCATAATTTCTATCACCTATAAAAGGGCATCTGCCAAATGAAcccattttcaata includes these proteins:
- the DBF4 gene encoding protein serine/threonine kinase activating protein DBF4 (Regulatory subunit of Cdc7p-Dbf4p kinase complex~similar to YDR052C) yields the protein MVSPTKMIIRSPLKETDTNLKHNNGIAVSTTAAGHLNVFSNDNNCNNNNTTESFPKKRSLERLELQQQQHLHEKKRAKLERARSIEGAVQVSKGTGLKNVEPRVTPKELLEWQTNWKKIMKRDSRIYFDITDDVEMNTYNKSKMDKRRDLLKRGFLTLGAQITQFFDTTVTIVITRRSVENIYLLKDTDILSRAKKNYMKVWSYEKAARFLKNLDVDLDHLSKTKSSSLATPTLSNLLHNEKLYGPTDRDPRTKRDDIHYFKYPHVYLYDLWQTWAPIITLEWKPQELTNLDELPYPILKMGSFGRCPFIGDRNYDESSYKRVVKRYSRDKANKKYALQLRALFQYHADTLLNISSANDQTKTLIFIPHTCNDSTKSFKKWMQEKAKTFEKNELKKPDDDAIQETHDEHVGQTDEKNSIFFKEIETKRRPLKEDEENKQSIIEESNKYPQRKELTTIPKLNHPVLATFTRQETEEVPDDLCTLKTKSRQPFEIKASGAHQSNDVATSFGNGLGPTRASVMSKNMKSLSRLMVDRKLGVKQTNGNNKNYTAAITTAAETSREDKHRFDVDALKKDEALSRETGKNNAIHLETNSRLQNFPKVAIKSVSADSRFNNDIKTTTESPTASKKTTSTNVTLHPNAQTAQPVKKETVKNSGYCENCRVKYESLEQHIVSEKHLSFAENDLNFEAIDSLIENLRFQI